A part of Methanomassiliicoccales archaeon genomic DNA contains:
- a CDS encoding MFS transporter, which yields MSSPKDKRYKWKVLVIACIGSMMGPLDSSIIGVSLPEISRSLSMDYASVIWVPTAYLVTIASLLLSAGRLSDMRGRKWLYIVGFGTFTLGSLACSISMDGPQLIVSRVVQGVGGALMMAIAPAMITATFPNEERGKALGINALFVYLGLSFGPPLGGLLTNAFGWRSIFLVNIPIGITVMALSALVIQDDSRRIEGRFDVKGAALFSVALISFLISLTFAEDIGWTSPFILIGLSIALLAGTAYCIVEVGLGDNAMLNFALVTKNRLFAMANLSALMNYTAFFGTSFIISFYLQRVLGASLVETGAVLLSMPISMAIIAPMSGWLSDKWGSRALATGGMLLMSIGLLMLSTLNGQSDIWTVTVFLITVGIGMGMFASPNTSAIMGSVRKDQLGQASGTLSTMRTVGQSLSLVVMGAVISAFSSPDIVTSVFRGSIGSTVELEGFIEGMRAAFLVCAFIGLTGALVSSVRGGTENVGLGVDEVKGRAS from the coding sequence ATGTCCTCGCCCAAGGACAAGAGGTATAAGTGGAAGGTCTTGGTCATCGCATGCATCGGGTCGATGATGGGCCCTCTGGACTCATCTATAATCGGTGTCTCTCTCCCAGAGATCTCCAGGAGCCTGAGCATGGACTATGCGAGCGTGATATGGGTTCCCACAGCCTATCTGGTCACGATAGCGTCACTTCTTCTGAGCGCAGGCCGACTTTCTGACATGAGGGGGAGGAAGTGGTTGTACATCGTTGGATTTGGAACGTTCACGCTAGGGTCGTTGGCGTGCAGCATCTCGATGGACGGTCCCCAGCTGATCGTTTCCAGGGTCGTTCAGGGTGTCGGTGGCGCCCTCATGATGGCAATTGCGCCGGCCATGATCACTGCGACATTCCCGAACGAGGAAAGGGGGAAGGCCTTAGGGATCAACGCGCTTTTCGTCTACCTCGGCCTGTCGTTCGGCCCACCTTTGGGGGGCCTCCTCACGAACGCATTTGGCTGGAGGTCGATCTTCCTTGTGAACATTCCCATAGGGATCACGGTCATGGCCTTATCCGCCCTCGTCATTCAAGACGATTCAAGGCGCATAGAAGGGCGGTTCGACGTGAAAGGGGCCGCGCTGTTCTCGGTGGCGCTCATTTCTTTCCTCATCTCCCTGACGTTCGCCGAAGACATCGGTTGGACCTCCCCATTCATATTGATAGGTCTTTCCATCGCTCTACTGGCAGGGACAGCATATTGTATCGTCGAGGTCGGTCTTGGCGATAATGCGATGTTGAACTTCGCCCTCGTCACAAAGAACAGGCTGTTCGCGATGGCGAACCTGTCCGCGTTGATGAACTATACCGCATTCTTCGGAACGAGCTTCATAATCTCATTTTATCTGCAGAGGGTCTTAGGGGCCTCGCTCGTGGAAACGGGGGCGGTCCTTCTATCGATGCCCATCTCGATGGCCATCATAGCCCCCATGAGCGGGTGGCTTTCGGACAAATGGGGCTCTCGGGCGTTGGCGACGGGTGGGATGTTGCTGATGTCCATCGGCCTGTTGATGTTGTCCACCTTGAATGGCCAGAGCGATATTTGGACAGTGACCGTATTTTTAATAACCGTCGGCATCGGCATGGGAATGTTCGCCTCTCCGAACACCAGCGCTATAATGGGGAGCGTTAGGAAGGACCAGCTCGGTCAGGCATCTGGAACTTTGTCCACCATGAGGACGGTGGGACAATCGCTCAGCCTGGTGGTGATGGGGGCCGTCATATCCGCCTTCTCCTCGCCGGACATCGTGACGTCGGTATTCAGAGGTTCGATCGGTTCTACGGTGGAGCTTGAGGGGTTCATCGAGGGAATGAGGGCGGCGTTCTTGGTCTGTGCCTTCATCGGCCTGACCGGCGCACTTGTGTCCTCAGTGCGGGGAGGGACAGAGAACGTTGGTCTGGGGGTGGATGAAGTGAAGGGCAGGGCATCCTGA
- a CDS encoding DEAD/DEAH box helicase: MVFERLDPRIRAVLKEKNIHEPTGPQRDAIPKILEGRHVLLVAPTGIGKTEAAMLPVIHKMLTAPGKGIQCLYITPLRALNRDMLKRLEEFGDALDINVAVRHGDTSQSERQRQSKQAPDILITTPETLQVMFTGRNLRAHLANVRYVVVDEIHELTDDERGAQLAIALERLVDLAGEFQRIGLSATVGSVSTVAGYLGGAEREVDVVRAQVSKQMSLSVQCPEVTDADRDLAGTLQSDPQLVSCMRRCREIIDSHRSTLLFVNTRDTAEALAARYHIWDEDFKVGVHHGSLSKEIRIEMEDDFKAERLKGLICTSSLELGIDIGSADFAIQYNSPRQVARLIQRMGRAGHRVGERSEGAIVASNPDEIAESLVIVRKALAEELEPMRVRENPMTVLANQLVAMAMVGQVRKHDAFVTIKRSYPFMNLEREKFDAVLTLLGSIGLLFVNENDFRRSARGRKYFYDNISMIPDERTYLVRDLGTRSVVGTLDESFVVAFAEPYATFITRGRSWRIIEVREDELLVEQVKDIGSIPSWAGEDIPVPYSVAQEVGRLRREGVTEGYSGDPQANEALRRYIQEQGSSGPIPTDKLVTIEMGKKMTIINSCFGTKVNETMAKMLSTLLSARLGESIGVTTDPYRIILDLPRDVSPEVLIDTVRSIRPSTVESLIRMVIKNSSHLRWRFVYVAKKFGAVEKDADYRNINFTRLVEAYDGTPLFDEAVDKVLWEDMDMDSTVDVVNRIWTGDLEIKVCGLTPMGRAGLQHSKELITPQRADRSILMALKKRLEDELMYMSCLNCGHQFRLRPKEAPKRILCQNCGGTMIAALSSYNKDNIRLIRKKEPTDEEKKEIARLYKSASLVSSKGKKAMMALAGRGVGPDTAARVLGSFHKDEDDLLRDILAAEINYAKTKRFWD; the protein is encoded by the coding sequence ATGGTATTCGAGAGATTGGACCCCCGCATAAGGGCGGTATTGAAAGAGAAGAACATTCACGAGCCGACCGGCCCACAAAGGGACGCCATACCAAAGATACTGGAAGGAAGGCATGTGCTGCTCGTCGCCCCAACGGGCATCGGTAAGACGGAGGCGGCGATGCTGCCGGTCATACATAAGATGCTCACCGCACCAGGTAAAGGGATCCAATGCCTTTATATCACACCCTTAAGGGCTTTGAACCGGGACATGCTCAAGAGGCTCGAAGAGTTCGGGGATGCCCTTGACATCAACGTGGCTGTCCGCCATGGGGATACATCCCAATCAGAGAGGCAGAGACAATCAAAACAGGCCCCCGACATCCTTATCACCACGCCAGAGACCCTTCAGGTGATGTTCACCGGTAGGAACCTGAGAGCGCATCTTGCCAATGTGCGTTATGTCGTCGTCGACGAGATACATGAGCTGACGGACGATGAAAGGGGGGCACAGCTCGCCATCGCTCTAGAAAGATTGGTGGACCTGGCAGGTGAGTTCCAAAGGATCGGGCTATCGGCGACCGTGGGCAGCGTCTCGACCGTGGCCGGGTACCTTGGTGGTGCAGAACGGGAGGTCGATGTCGTCAGGGCGCAGGTCTCAAAGCAGATGAGCCTCAGCGTCCAGTGCCCGGAGGTGACCGATGCCGACAGGGACCTGGCCGGGACCTTGCAATCAGACCCTCAGCTTGTGTCGTGCATGAGAAGATGCCGTGAGATCATCGATTCTCACCGGTCCACATTGCTCTTCGTGAACACAAGGGACACCGCAGAGGCCCTGGCGGCAAGGTACCACATCTGGGACGAGGATTTCAAGGTCGGTGTCCACCACGGCTCCCTCTCCAAGGAGATCAGGATCGAGATGGAGGATGATTTCAAGGCGGAGAGGTTGAAGGGCCTCATCTGCACATCCTCCCTTGAGCTCGGGATCGACATCGGCAGCGCAGACTTCGCCATACAATACAACTCCCCCAGGCAGGTGGCGAGGCTCATCCAAAGGATGGGAAGGGCAGGGCACAGGGTCGGGGAGAGATCTGAGGGCGCGATCGTAGCATCCAATCCAGACGAGATCGCCGAGAGCCTGGTCATTGTCCGAAAGGCTTTGGCGGAAGAGCTGGAGCCGATGCGCGTCAGGGAGAACCCGATGACGGTGCTGGCAAATCAGCTGGTCGCCATGGCAATGGTCGGTCAGGTGAGGAAGCATGATGCGTTCGTGACAATAAAGAGGTCCTACCCTTTCATGAACCTCGAAAGGGAGAAGTTCGATGCGGTGCTCACCCTATTAGGGTCGATAGGGCTTCTCTTTGTCAATGAGAATGATTTCAGGCGGTCGGCAAGGGGAAGAAAATATTTCTATGACAACATCTCGATGATCCCCGATGAAAGGACCTACCTTGTCAGGGACCTGGGTACCAGGTCGGTCGTCGGGACGCTCGATGAGAGCTTCGTGGTGGCCTTCGCAGAGCCTTATGCAACGTTCATAACCAGAGGAAGGAGCTGGCGGATAATCGAGGTAAGAGAGGACGAGCTCCTCGTCGAGCAGGTCAAGGACATAGGTTCTATCCCCTCCTGGGCAGGCGAGGACATACCTGTCCCCTATAGCGTCGCACAGGAGGTGGGGAGGCTCCGCAGGGAAGGTGTCACCGAAGGATATTCTGGTGACCCACAGGCAAACGAGGCGCTGAGAAGGTATATTCAGGAGCAGGGGTCGTCTGGTCCCATCCCTACCGATAAGCTCGTTACCATCGAGATGGGAAAGAAGATGACGATAATCAACTCCTGCTTCGGGACAAAGGTCAACGAGACGATGGCCAAGATGCTCTCGACGTTATTGTCCGCAAGACTGGGAGAGAGCATCGGTGTAACCACCGACCCCTATAGGATCATCCTTGACCTGCCAAGGGACGTCAGCCCCGAGGTGTTGATCGATACGGTCCGCTCCATAAGGCCAAGCACCGTGGAGTCCCTTATAAGGATGGTCATAAAGAACTCCAGCCATCTCAGGTGGCGTTTCGTGTATGTCGCAAAGAAGTTCGGGGCGGTCGAGAAGGATGCCGATTACAGGAACATCAACTTCACCAGGCTCGTTGAGGCCTACGACGGGACGCCCCTTTTCGATGAGGCGGTCGATAAGGTGTTATGGGAGGACATGGACATGGACTCCACCGTCGATGTCGTCAACAGGATATGGACTGGAGACCTCGAGATCAAGGTATGCGGTCTTACCCCGATGGGAAGGGCGGGCCTGCAGCACTCCAAGGAGCTGATCACCCCCCAGAGGGCGGACCGCTCCATTCTGATGGCATTGAAGAAGAGATTGGAGGATGAGCTCATGTACATGTCCTGTCTAAATTGTGGCCATCAGTTCCGGTTAAGGCCTAAGGAGGCGCCCAAACGTATCCTCTGCCAGAACTGTGGGGGGACGATGATAGCTGCGCTCAGCTCCTACAATAAGGACAATATCAGACTTATCAGGAAAAAGGAGCCGACGGATGAGGAGAAGAAGGAGATCGCCCGGCTTTACAAGAGCGCCTCCCTTGTATCCTCAAAGGGTAAGAAGGCGATGATGGCCTTGGCCGGCAGGGGTGTGGGCCCTGACACGGCAGCTAGGGTGTTGGGCTCCTTTCACAAGGACGAGGACGACCTCCTGAGGGACATACTTGCAGCGGAGATCAATTATGCCAAGACCAAGAGGTTCTGGGATTGA
- a CDS encoding ferritin family protein, whose product MSRTIGSGKDELEVLYAAIAIEEFGIEFYHRLEKCVAEEGGKALMRGLARDEAHHRQVILDEVRRITGGKVEQRRVDLTGYGIEPSKVFMSLPTDRCLTIKEEMEVLKVGMEVERRSIDMYASAAKDSIDEEVRGRLLQLVDIERGHLRLLEENEHMLRMEGSWYGYTPILEG is encoded by the coding sequence ATGTCGAGAACCATCGGGTCAGGCAAGGACGAGCTTGAGGTGCTTTATGCGGCCATCGCCATAGAGGAGTTCGGGATCGAGTTCTATCATCGGTTGGAAAAATGTGTGGCCGAGGAGGGCGGGAAGGCGTTGATGAGAGGCCTTGCCAGGGACGAGGCCCATCATAGGCAGGTCATTCTAGATGAGGTGCGAAGGATAACCGGAGGCAAGGTGGAACAGAGAAGGGTCGACCTGACCGGCTACGGTATAGAGCCTTCTAAGGTCTTCATGTCTTTGCCGACCGACAGATGTCTCACCATCAAAGAGGAGATGGAGGTCTTGAAGGTCGGGATGGAGGTGGAGAGAAGGTCCATCGATATGTACGCCAGCGCGGCCAAGGACTCTATCGATGAAGAGGTGAGGGGAAGGCTCTTGCAGCTGGTGGATATTGAAAGGGGGCATTTGAGATTGCTCGAGGAGAACGAGCACATGCTCAGGATGGAAGGAAGTTGGTATGGGTACACCCCGATCTTGGAGGGTTGA
- a CDS encoding hydrogenase: protein MSSEIFVDAINGLGAVVLLTSIFLVASKRMVSFVRTFAVQSLALGLFAAIVAYHMGADHIYIVAVLTIALKALIIPTFLTRTIERIHVKREIEPLVGVPMSLLICGGLAFVGYYVSEPIIAGGNAITKNCFAISLAVVLIGLFLMISRKKAMTEIIAILVIENGLFLGAISIAYGMPLIVEIGIFFDVLGAVLIMGIYAFKINQTFETLDTSFMRRLRD, encoded by the coding sequence ATGAGCAGTGAGATCTTCGTCGACGCTATCAACGGCCTTGGGGCGGTCGTCCTTTTGACCTCGATATTCTTGGTAGCCAGCAAACGGATGGTCTCATTTGTCAGGACCTTTGCGGTCCAATCTTTGGCGTTAGGGCTTTTCGCCGCCATTGTGGCGTACCATATGGGCGCAGACCACATCTACATCGTCGCCGTACTCACGATAGCGCTCAAGGCCCTGATCATCCCAACTTTCTTGACGCGTACAATAGAACGGATCCATGTGAAAAGGGAGATCGAGCCATTGGTCGGGGTCCCGATGTCGCTTCTGATTTGCGGGGGCCTCGCCTTCGTGGGGTATTATGTCTCCGAACCGATAATAGCAGGTGGGAACGCGATAACGAAGAACTGCTTCGCGATATCATTGGCCGTGGTCCTGATAGGTCTCTTCCTGATGATATCAAGAAAGAAGGCCATGACCGAGATCATCGCCATCCTTGTCATCGAGAACGGGTTATTCCTAGGGGCAATATCGATCGCATATGGCATGCCCCTAATTGTGGAGATAGGCATCTTCTTTGATGTTCTCGGGGCGGTCCTGATCATGGGCATCTATGCCTTCAAGATAAATCAGACGTTCGAGACATTGGACACGTCTTTCATGAGGAGGCTGAGGGACTAA
- a CDS encoding 4Fe-4S dicluster domain-containing protein, with product MVKLPKSIQRDMAACLQCGYCVQVCDTYKQSPWESNSPRGKVYYLNQLAKRTVLDQMLGRKVDIDDEFINALYWCTGCARCWTVCHVSIEFAEFWETVREWCVEQGKGPLPAHVQIRERLEELRNPYNEPMEKRAAWWPKDVPKSPNPQSIFFAGCTASYRMNAPAKAGVTVLHRAGVTLNTLGEKEWCCTSPALRTGQTKLTAKFAENNITKAERMGAQSMVMTCAGCYKTTSHDYGRYYANPPFPVQHFTQMAAQLIKDKKLKFTKEIKAKVTYHDPCHLGRHAHVFDEPRECIKAVPGIEFIEMKHVKMDSRCCGAGGGFKSANNDFAVNIAAERVKEAVDTGAELLVTSCPFCVLNLSQGAKKIGANIKVMDISELLLQATDPVVEEKKTEVATEKKA from the coding sequence ATGGTGAAGCTTCCGAAGAGCATCCAAAGGGACATGGCCGCTTGTCTTCAGTGTGGATATTGTGTCCAGGTATGTGACACGTATAAGCAATCCCCCTGGGAGTCCAATTCCCCTCGCGGAAAGGTATACTACTTGAACCAGCTGGCGAAAAGGACCGTTCTCGACCAGATGCTCGGTAGGAAGGTCGATATCGATGATGAGTTCATCAACGCCCTCTACTGGTGCACCGGTTGTGCCCGTTGCTGGACCGTATGCCATGTTAGCATCGAGTTCGCTGAGTTCTGGGAGACAGTCCGGGAATGGTGCGTGGAACAAGGAAAAGGGCCGCTACCCGCACATGTCCAGATACGTGAAAGGCTCGAGGAGCTGCGCAACCCCTACAACGAACCTATGGAGAAACGTGCTGCCTGGTGGCCAAAGGACGTGCCTAAGAGCCCAAATCCCCAATCGATCTTCTTTGCTGGATGTACTGCGTCGTACAGGATGAACGCCCCTGCGAAGGCAGGGGTCACGGTCCTGCATCGTGCTGGTGTCACCCTCAATACTTTGGGAGAGAAGGAATGGTGCTGCACATCTCCAGCCCTCCGTACCGGACAGACCAAGCTGACGGCCAAGTTCGCAGAGAACAATATTACGAAGGCGGAAAGGATGGGCGCGCAATCGATGGTCATGACCTGCGCTGGTTGTTACAAGACCACCTCTCATGATTATGGCCGTTACTATGCCAACCCGCCTTTCCCGGTCCAACACTTCACCCAGATGGCCGCGCAGTTGATCAAGGACAAGAAGTTGAAGTTCACCAAGGAGATCAAAGCGAAGGTCACATACCATGATCCTTGCCATCTTGGTCGACATGCACATGTGTTCGATGAGCCGAGGGAGTGCATCAAGGCGGTCCCTGGTATCGAGTTCATCGAGATGAAACATGTCAAGATGGATTCAAGATGCTGCGGGGCGGGCGGGGGGTTCAAGTCGGCCAACAACGATTTCGCGGTGAACATTGCAGCGGAGAGGGTCAAGGAAGCGGTCGATACCGGAGCGGAACTGCTAGTCACCTCGTGTCCGTTCTGCGTGCTGAACCTTTCACAGGGTGCCAAGAAGATCGGCGCCAACATCAAGGTCATGGACATCTCCGAGCTGCTCCTTCAGGCGACCGATCCTGTCGTCGAGGAGAAAAAGACCGAGGTCGCTACCGAGAAAAAGGCTTGA
- a CDS encoding hydrogenase 4 subunit B has translation MQTNAQILFQSMIVLLGIGGPVSLLLRRNGPSVAVSGSVLSLISSLLGIVVSSIVIIEGPLDLGWEISTFFGEWSLSLDPLGAFFLLVICIVMACVSVYSIGYIREYEGVYDIGVLSGLSILFFLSLVLVVSSTNVILFLISWETMSMVSYLLVVFENRKNNVVSAGYLYLTMTHLGTAAMTVALLLMAHYAGSYSFEEMAGGLDGMPLATMSAVFVLLLIGLGTKAGMVPLHVWLPAAHPAAPSNISALMSGVMVKMALFMMVRSFFDLLVPTEHWWGLLVVLLGCISALLGVLYSLKERDIKSTLAYSTVENMGIMLIGLGTAMVFASYGLSELSAFALLATLFHALNHAIFKALLFMGAGSVARATHTRNMESMGGLAKRMPYTSALTFLGLLSMAAMPPFGGFVSEWLLFQSLIQSVSVPDVPIKMLMSVSIAVLAITGALAVSMAVRLFSSTFLARPRTEAAERAHESPRSMVLGMAFLATLCIAFGVLSLWAVNFIDNVTSSVLGVSIGSDIAEGLTLRSTDEGFASMAPSLIAVLLVTSAAIAWTAAYTITKGWKERISGTWDCGTPLGPRNEYTATGTADPIVRVFNTVYKPRSELRTEPSASPLIKKRLFYEIQFIDIFEKYLYRPVAKSFIAIAKRLSIIQAGSIQAYLSYIFVMLVALLLLFR, from the coding sequence ATACAAACGAACGCTCAGATACTGTTCCAATCGATGATCGTGCTCTTAGGGATCGGTGGTCCGGTCTCCCTCTTGTTAAGGAGGAATGGACCATCGGTCGCTGTATCAGGGTCCGTCCTGTCCTTGATCTCATCGCTGTTGGGGATCGTGGTCTCATCGATCGTGATCATCGAGGGGCCGCTTGACCTTGGGTGGGAGATAAGCACGTTCTTTGGTGAATGGTCTCTTTCCCTTGACCCCCTTGGCGCCTTCTTCCTCCTTGTAATTTGCATTGTGATGGCGTGCGTCTCGGTGTATTCTATCGGCTATATCAGAGAATATGAGGGGGTCTATGACATCGGTGTCCTAAGTGGGCTCTCGATCTTGTTCTTCCTCTCGTTGGTCCTCGTCGTATCATCCACCAATGTCATTCTTTTCCTGATATCCTGGGAGACCATGTCCATGGTCTCTTACCTGCTTGTGGTTTTTGAGAACAGAAAGAACAATGTGGTAAGTGCCGGGTACCTGTATCTCACCATGACGCATCTTGGCACCGCGGCGATGACCGTCGCTCTCCTGCTCATGGCCCATTATGCTGGTTCATATTCTTTCGAGGAGATGGCCGGTGGCCTTGATGGAATGCCTTTGGCCACGATGTCCGCTGTCTTTGTTCTGTTATTGATCGGTCTCGGCACCAAGGCGGGGATGGTGCCTCTGCATGTCTGGCTTCCGGCGGCCCATCCCGCGGCCCCCAGCAACATCTCGGCCCTCATGTCAGGGGTCATGGTCAAGATGGCACTTTTCATGATGGTCCGCTCATTCTTCGACCTGCTCGTTCCGACCGAACATTGGTGGGGGCTGCTCGTGGTGCTGCTCGGTTGCATCTCTGCTCTGCTAGGGGTCCTCTACTCGCTCAAGGAGCGGGACATCAAGTCGACCTTGGCATACTCGACGGTCGAGAACATGGGGATCATGCTGATAGGTCTTGGGACGGCCATGGTGTTCGCGTCCTATGGCCTGTCAGAACTTTCCGCATTCGCTTTGCTGGCCACTTTGTTCCATGCCTTGAATCATGCAATATTCAAGGCATTGCTCTTCATGGGGGCGGGGTCGGTGGCCCGTGCGACACATACCCGCAACATGGAATCGATGGGCGGCCTGGCAAAAAGAATGCCCTATACCAGCGCCCTCACATTCTTAGGGCTGTTGTCCATGGCCGCCATGCCGCCGTTCGGCGGGTTCGTCAGCGAATGGCTCCTATTCCAGTCCCTGATCCAGTCCGTAAGTGTTCCAGATGTACCGATAAAAATGTTGATGTCCGTATCGATAGCAGTGCTCGCCATTACTGGAGCATTGGCGGTATCAATGGCGGTGCGCCTTTTCAGCTCCACCTTCCTCGCGCGGCCAAGGACCGAGGCGGCCGAAAGGGCGCACGAATCCCCTCGGTCCATGGTCCTGGGGATGGCATTCCTTGCTACGCTGTGCATAGCATTTGGCGTGCTCTCATTATGGGCGGTAAACTTTATTGACAACGTGACCTCCTCTGTCCTTGGCGTCAGCATCGGGTCCGATATAGCCGAAGGGCTTACGCTCAGATCGACCGATGAAGGATTCGCCTCCATGGCCCCATCGTTGATCGCGGTCCTCCTGGTGACATCGGCGGCCATCGCATGGACGGCGGCCTATACGATCACGAAGGGCTGGAAGGAGAGGATATCTGGGACGTGGGATTGTGGCACACCTCTAGGTCCTCGCAATGAATATACGGCCACCGGCACGGCTGACCCGATAGTCCGCGTCTTCAATACCGTCTATAAGCCGAGGAGCGAACTGAGGACAGAACCATCCGCATCTCCTTTGATCAAGAAGAGGTTGTTCTATGAGATACAGTTCATCGACATTTTTGAGAAATACCTCTACAGGCCAGTCGCAAAATCGTTCATTGCCATAGCCAAAAGATTGAGCATCATACAGGCTGGAAGCATCCAGGCATATCTATCTTACATCTTCGTGATGCTCGTGGCCCTTTTGTTGCTGTTCAGGTGA
- a CDS encoding respiratory chain complex I subunit 1 family protein codes for MLGLSPLMIGIIRKVKAWFQSRKGPSVVQPYYDIIKLFSKETIVPDQASWVYRVAPYVGLASVVVAGLLVPFFTTRSLGFVGDLIVVIYLLALFRFFMVLAGLDTGSTFGGMGSSRELMISAIVEPTMLMAIFTMALITGTTTLSSISEALAVNGLELVRPALFLATAAFFISLLAENARIPFDNPATHLELTMVHEGMILEYSGKDLAFMEMASWMKLMLFSTILSNVFIPWGVATDLSLVAIAIGLTAILVKVLLISLVVALIESGMAKMRLFRIPNLLTMSFILALLAVTSYYIL; via the coding sequence ATGCTCGGTCTATCCCCTTTGATGATCGGGATCATCCGAAAGGTCAAGGCCTGGTTCCAGAGCCGAAAGGGCCCCTCCGTGGTCCAACCATATTATGATATCATCAAGCTGTTCAGTAAGGAGACGATAGTTCCAGACCAGGCCTCTTGGGTCTATCGGGTCGCCCCTTACGTAGGCCTGGCATCAGTGGTCGTGGCCGGCCTGTTGGTCCCATTCTTCACGACCCGCTCCTTGGGGTTCGTCGGGGACCTCATCGTGGTGATCTACCTCCTTGCGCTGTTCCGTTTTTTCATGGTGCTTGCAGGCTTGGACACTGGGAGCACATTTGGGGGGATGGGAAGCAGCAGGGAGCTCATGATATCTGCGATAGTCGAACCGACAATGCTCATGGCCATCTTCACCATGGCGCTTATTACCGGAACAACAACGTTATCATCAATATCTGAGGCCTTGGCCGTCAATGGTCTTGAACTGGTACGACCGGCCCTTTTCCTTGCCACGGCCGCATTCTTCATCTCGCTCCTTGCGGAGAACGCCCGCATCCCGTTCGATAACCCAGCGACCCATCTGGAGCTCACCATGGTCCATGAGGGGATGATACTGGAGTATTCCGGGAAGGACCTTGCGTTCATGGAGATGGCCTCTTGGATGAAACTGATGCTTTTCTCGACCATACTGTCTAATGTTTTTATCCCATGGGGGGTGGCGACCGATCTCAGCCTGGTCGCCATTGCAATAGGGCTCACGGCCATCCTGGTGAAGGTCCTGCTGATCTCGCTGGTCGTGGCGCTGATCGAGTCAGGGATGGCGAAGATGAGATTGTTCAGGATCCCCAACCTATTGACAATGTCCTTCATATTGGCCCTACTGGCGGTGACATCATATTACATATTGTGA